A single window of Cottoperca gobio chromosome 9, fCotGob3.1, whole genome shotgun sequence DNA harbors:
- the LOC115013308 gene encoding nuclear factor 7, brain-like — translation MAEKTALFESFLNCHVCSETFRDPVSLSCNHRFCSSCLQNFWEQSKNRNCPICKRKTSKDILVDFALKELADCFAKRLKVGSSETEKGEKKVEVLCSKHQEEPRLFCKDEDRVLCPVCDFSLHQSHTVVPVEQAVSELKDQLTCDLESLQDKRDKHEQVEETYNKVIQESKKQLLSTETQIRAEFNKLHQFLKEEEESRLAALREEEEQKGKTISREMKMIQEQISSLSHSISAVEEDLQKHKVPFLSSYKATQTRARVQCSLSDPQLLSGALIDVAKHLGNLSFRVWEKMKEKVHFSPILLDPNTAARWLYLSDDLTSVRRGDTNQQLPDNPERFTKYVDVLGSEGFSSGKHSWEVEVGDHPVWNVGLVKESVDRKGKIYCSPKYGIWCLLHRSGKYTNGVGKTVRVKKNLQRIRVQLDYDRGEVSFSDPEDMTHICTLRDTFTEKLFPWFSIGKAGEAKTADIKMCPTEISLWRSGRVVTSQ, via the coding sequence ATGGCTGAGAAAACCGCTCTTTTTGAAAGTTTCCTGAACTGCCATGTGTGTTCAGAGACTTTCAGAGATCCTGTGTCTCTGAGCTGCAACCACAGATTCTGTTCCAGCTGCCTGCAGAACTTCTGGGAACAAAGTAAGAACAGAAACTGTCccatttgtaaaagaaagacCTCAAAAGATATATTAGTGGACTTTGCACTGAAGGAACTGGCCGACTGCTTTGCTAAGAGGCTGAAAGTTGGATCATCTGAGacggagaaaggagagaagaaggtggaggtgTTGTGTAGTAAACATCAAGAAGAGCCTCGATTGTTCTGTAAGGATGAAGATAGAGttctgtgtcctgtctgtgaCTTTTCTCTCCACCAGAGTCACACGGTGGTTCCTGTAGAACAAGCAGTCAGTGAGCTGAAGGACCAGCTGACATGTGACTtagagtctctgcaggacaagAGGGACAAACACGAACAAGTGGAGGAAACATACAACAAAGTGATTCAAGAGTCCAAGAAGCAGCTGTTGTCCACAGAGACGCAGATCAGAGCAGAGTTCAACAAGCTCCACCAGTtcctgaaagaggaagaggagtccaGACTGGCAgctctgagggaggaagaggagcagaaggggAAGACTAtcagcagagagatgaagatgattcaggagcagatctcctctctgtcacatAGTATCTCTGCTGTTGAAGAagacctgcagaaacacaaggtgCCATTCCTCAGCAGTTATAAAGCCACTCAGACCAGAGCCAGAGTCCAGTGCTCACTGTCAGAtccacagctgctctcaggAGCGCTGATAGATGTGGCCAAACACCTGGGCAACCTGTCCTTCAGAGTCtgggagaagatgaaggagaaggtcCACTTCAGTCCTATCCTTCTGGACCCAAACACTGCAGCCCGCTGGCTCTATCTGTCTGATGATCTGACCAGTGTGAGACGTGGAGACACAAACCAGCAGCTTCCTGATAATCCAGAGAGATTCACTAAGTATGTTGATGTTCTGGGCTCTGAGGGCTTCAGCTCAGGGAAACACAgctgggaggtggaggtgggagaTCATCCTGTCTGGAATGTAGGTTTGGTTAAAGAGTCAGTTGACAGGAAGGGAAAGATATACTGTTCACCAAAATATGGAATCTGGTGTTTATTACATCGCAGTGGGAAATACACTAATGGTGTTGGTAAGACTGTCAGAGTGAAGAAGAATCTCCAGAGGATCAGAGTCCAGCTGGACTATGACAGGGGGGAGGTTTCCTTCTCCGACCCTGAAGACATGACTCACATCTGCACTCTCAGAGACACTTTCACTGAGAAACTCTTCCCATGGTTCAGTATTGGAAAAGCTGGTGAAGCTAAAACTGCTGATATCAAAATGTGTCCCACTGAGATTTCTCTGTGGCGTTCAGGGAGGGTGGTGACGTCTCAGTGA